A window from Pseudomonadota bacterium encodes these proteins:
- a CDS encoding formate dehydrogenase subunit gamma encodes MHTEVVRAVLDEHAHQPGAMLPVLHGIQDRLGYVPDEAVPLVAKRLNVSRAEVHGVITFYHHFRRTPPGRHVVRLCQAEACQAVGSDALAEHAKRRLGCGFHETTADGAITLEPVYCLGLCANGPSALVDELHLHAHLTPERFDALVHDLSSEARA; translated from the coding sequence ATGCACACCGAGGTCGTCCGCGCCGTGCTTGACGAGCACGCCCACCAGCCCGGCGCCATGCTGCCCGTGCTGCATGGCATTCAAGACCGTCTGGGCTATGTCCCCGACGAGGCGGTGCCCCTCGTGGCAAAGCGCTTGAACGTGTCGCGAGCCGAGGTGCACGGGGTCATCACCTTCTACCATCACTTCCGCCGCACCCCTCCGGGTCGTCACGTGGTGCGCCTGTGCCAGGCTGAAGCCTGTCAGGCGGTGGGGTCTGACGCGCTGGCCGAGCACGCGAAGCGGCGCTTGGGGTGCGGGTTCCATGAGACCACCGCCGACGGGGCCATCACCCTCGAGCCCGTGTACTGCCTGGGTCTGTGCGCCAACGGCCCGTCGGCCCTCGTTGATGAGCTGCATCTGCACGCGCACCTCACGCCCGAGCGGTTCGATGCCCTGGTGCACGATCTGTCGTCGGAGGCGCGCGCATGA